One window of the Salvia splendens isolate huo1 chromosome 1, SspV2, whole genome shotgun sequence genome contains the following:
- the LOC121797039 gene encoding protein FLX-like 1, producing the protein MAGRNQHRLTPTEIRLKEDLIAARSREIQTLLLDNQRLAASHVALKQDVLAAQQDLHRLSATASSVKAERDAQVREVYERSRKLEAESRSAESNRVRAQIKDLRAERDQLSVKLKEVEDDIARTQPEQKEFSDLKADIEALRREVQKGRAAVEYERKMKATNFELGEVMEKHLRSMAREAEKLRAELAEKRAMAAGVGSGTSANPAPGYAVPQSFVEPGVGRNSVPDQHAVHQGMNHVPGGPHGHHDMQK; encoded by the exons ATGGCGGGACGAAATCAGCACCGCCTCACTCCGACCGAAATCCGTCTAAAGGAGGACCTTATCGCCGCCCGCAGCCGCGAGATCCAAACCCTCCTTCTGGACAATCAGCGCCTCGCCGCTTCCCATGTCGCGCTCAAGCAGGATGTCCTCGCCGCGCAGCAGGACCTCCACCGCCTCTCCGCCACCGCCTCCTCCGTCAAGGCCGAGAGGGACGCTCAGGTGCGAGAGGTCTACGAGCGCTCCCGCAAATTGGAGGCCGAGTCTCGCTCCGCCGAATCGAACCGCGTTAGGGCTCAAATCAAGGACCTTAGGGCTGAGCGCGACCAATTATCGGTCAAATTGAAGGAAGTCGAAGACGATATCGCGAGGACTCAGCCCGAGCAGAAGGAATTCTCTGACCTCAAGGCTGACATTGAGGCATTGCGTAGAGAAGTGCAAAAAGGAAG GGCTGCTGTTGAATATGAAAGGAAGATGAAGGCCACCAACTTTGAACTAGGTGAAGTAATGGAGAAGCACCTGAGATCCATGGCTCGTGAGGCAGAAAAATTGCGTGCTGAACTTGCAGAGAAGAGAGCTATGGCGGCCGGTGTAGGTTCAGGAACATCTGCCAACCCAG CTCCTGGATATGCCGTTCCCCAGAGCTTTGTTGAACCTGGAGTTGGTAGAAATTCAGTACCCGATCAGCATGCTGTTCATCAG